The genomic stretch TGCCGAAAATACGGTCATAAAGATCTTTCACTTTCTGATAGAAGAAGGCCCGCTCTTGCCAAGGCGTCAATTCCAGCTCTTGAGAAAACTGACTCAGCAAAGCCGACAAGCGCTGCTGCACGGCGGCGGTTTTTTCGGTCTCAAACAGGAACACCGAAATCACACTCACTTTGTCTGTTGCCAGCAGCGATTGCGCACTGTCAATGTGGATGAAAAGCTGACGCTTATCCAATTCAGGCACCCCTGTCGCGTAGACCCCACGCACCTTGAAGTCGTATGCATTGAGGGCTCCGTCCGTGGTGGTGGCCAACAGGGTAATCCAATCCCCCACCGTCACGTTGAGATTTCGCGCCAGATCCATCGCCAACATCACTTCCGGTTCCGCCGGATCGTAGCGCTGCCCCCTAGGGTTGGATAACGTCTTACCTTCTCGAACATCGAGAAATGGCCCTTTCATATCAAATTCGCGATCATTCACACCAATGCCGACAAAGATCGCCGACTTGCTGCCGTTGGAAATGAGACCATTGAACTCAATTCTCGGCTGCACACCACGCACCTCATTGAGGCCCATAACGCTGGCAATCAGGTCATCAGGCTGGCTTAAGCCATTGCTCAGAGGCATCTCTTCTTCTTTAGTAAAAAAGCCCGGCGTACTGATGGTAATGTGGCCAGTGTCTCTCGCCGTTGACTCTTTGAGGCTGTCGTAGGTGTACAACCCAAACCCACCCGCACTGGTCAACGCGAACACCGCAATGGCAATGATCAGAACCGACAACAAGCTGCGGCGGCCATTACGCTTTAGGTTCAGCCACGCCAAGCGCAGCGAGTCAGGAAACAGACGTGCAACTAACTGGCCCATGAGATCACCTCCTGCTCGTGGTGCTGACGCAAGCGGCCATCCAATAGCTCAATAGTGCGATCGCAGCGTGATGCCATTCGCCCATCATGGGTGGCCACAACAAACGTGGTGGCTCGTTCATGGCCGAGTTGTTTCATGATGTCGATAACCAAATTGGCCGTAACGCTATCTAGGCTGGCCGTCGGCTCATCGGCGATCACTAAGGTAGGCCGATGCACCAACGCCCGAGCAATGGCCACCCGTTGCTGCTGACCGCCAGAAAGCTGATCCGGCAAGGCGTGTAAACTCTCCCCTAAGCCAACACGTTCGAGCATTTCAGCCGCTAACTGACGCTGCTTGGTCTTAT from Vibrio vulnificus NBRC 15645 = ATCC 27562 encodes the following:
- a CDS encoding ABC transporter permease translates to MGQLVARLFPDSLRLAWLNLKRNGRRSLLSVLIIAIAVFALTSAGGFGLYTYDSLKESTARDTGHITISTPGFFTKEEEMPLSNGLSQPDDLIASVMGLNEVRGVQPRIEFNGLISNGSKSAIFVGIGVNDREFDMKGPFLDVREGKTLSNPRGQRYDPAEPEVMLAMDLARNLNVTVGDWITLLATTTDGALNAYDFKVRGVYATGVPELDKRQLFIHIDSAQSLLATDKVSVISVFLFETEKTAAVQQRLSALLSQFSQELELTPWQERAFFYQKVKDLYDRIFGIMGAVMGLVVFVALFNTMTMSVTERTREIGTLSALGSYPRDIIIGFLREAGLLALLGSLVGALASGAISLLLMVVDVQMPPPPGRTDGYPLMVYFSFELVAIAAVGVVCICLLAAYLSARKGVNKPITEALTYV
- a CDS encoding ABC transporter ATP-binding protein; translation: MIQFSNLQRHYQLGLLEVPALQSVSGAIEQGEMVALCGPSGSGKSTLLNILGLLDMQYSGQVTLHGDDYPRSANQAATLRREKLGFIFQKFNLVPVMTALENVAYPLYLNGVDKTKQRQLAAEMLERVGLGESLHALPDQLSGGQQQRVAIARALVHRPTLVIADEPTASLDSVTANLVIDIMKQLGHERATTFVVATHDGRMASRCDRTIELLDGRLRQHHEQEVISWAS